The sequence below is a genomic window from Gossypium hirsutum isolate 1008001.06 chromosome A11, Gossypium_hirsutum_v2.1, whole genome shotgun sequence.
CACTTCTTATTTGATGTTCTGAGTCATTCTGAAACATGAATGTTGATTCACCGTCCCAAATGCAGCTTGGAGTCAACACCGTGCCAGTCCTTGTTGGTCCTGTCTCATACTTGTTGCTGTCTAAACCTGCAAAGGGTGTTGAAAAAacattctctcttctctctctcctCCCCAAAATCCTCCCTATCTACAAGTAAGACTTGGTTTTCTTTTTATCCAAGTTTTCATTAACATAGCTGCTTCAATTTGCCTTTGTAACATTGAATCTCTCCACAGGGAAGTGATATCTGAGCTTAAGGCTGCTGGTGCTTCCTGGATTCAGTTTGATGAACCCACCCTTGTCTTGGACCTTGACTCTCATCAATTGCAAGCTTTCACTGCAGCTTATGCTGATCTGGAATCTACTCTCTCTGGTTTGAATGTTCTGATCGAGACCTACTTTGCCGATCTTACTTCTGGTGCATACAAGACCCTCATTGAATTGAAGGGTGTCACTGCTTATGGTTTGGATTTGGTTCGCGGAacaaagaccattgatttgatcAAGACTAATTTCCCCAAGGGCAAATTCCTCTTTGCTGGAGTTGTTGATGGAAGGAACATTTGGGCCAATGATCTTGCTTCTTCTCTTGGCACCTTGCAGGCACTTGAGGCCATTGTCGGGAAaggttttctatttttaattgcATTTTATGGCGTTCGTAAATAGTGAGTATTATAACTTTGTTATTTGTTGTAGACTAATATCTTTGACTCGTTTGTGATGTGCAGACAACCTTGTGGTGTCCACCTCCTGCTCACTTCTCCATACTGCTGTTGATCTAGTAAATGAGACTAAGCTCGATGATGAAATCAAATCCTGGCTCGCCTTTGCTGCCCAGAAAGTTGTTGAGGTCAATGCACTTGCCAAGGCATTGGCTGGTCAGAAAGATGAGGTATTTCCTTGTAATTTTTCTTCCTGTTTTGCTAGTTTTCTATGAACTAGGATAGCTTCTCCGAACTGGGCTCAAGATTCAGATGACATCATGTCACTCACTAGTTATTATCCAATTTTTAGGCCTTCTTCACTTCCAATGCCACCGCTCAGGCTTCAAGGAAGTCCTCCCCAAGAGTGACCAATGAGGCTGTTCAAAAGGCTGTAAGtgttttgatatattaaaattccatttttcttctttcaagCAACCGGTAATCGTTTCCATCAttgaaatctttatttgcttaCCATGTTTTACTGTACTTGCATTCTCAGGCTGCTGCTTTGAAGGGCTCTGACCACCGCCGTGCAACAAACGTTAGTGCTAGGCTGGATGCCCAGCAGAAAAAGCTTAATCTGCCAGTCCTCCCCACCACAACCATTGGATCCTTCCCTCAAACCTTGGAACTCAGGAGAGTTCGTCGTGAATTCAAGGCTAACAAGTGAGTTGATCCGGAAAATTTTCCTTATCTTTCTTATAATATGTCAATGCGACCATTCTTTTAACTAATGCTCTCTCATCCCCTTCAGGATCTCTGAGGACGACTATGTTAAAGCCATCAAGGAGGAAATTAAGAAGGTTGTTGACCTTCAGGAAGAGCTCGACATTGATGTCCTTGTTCATGGAGAGCCTGAGGTGAGTACTCCACTCTGTTTTGGCCTTTTGCGGTTGGTTGGTTATCTGGAAGCATCCTAAGTATTACTTTAAATTATGCAGAGAAACGATATGGTTGAGTACTTTGGTGAGCAGTTGTCTGGTTTTGCTTTCACCGTTAATGGGTGGGTGCAATCTTATGGATCTCGCTGCGTTAAGCCACCAATCATCTATGGTGATGTTAGCCGCCCCAAACCAATGACTGTTTTCTGGTCATCTACCGCCCAAAGCATGACTTCACGCCCAATGAAGGGAATGCTTACCGGCCCTGTTACCATCCTCAACTGGTCGTTTGTCCGAAATGATCAGCCCAGGTATGCAGGAGAAAGCCAATTaaggcaaaaaaaagaaaaaagatccGATATTCTGTATTTCTACCTGCGGTTTTTGCTTTGCAATATAAACATCTTTCAATTGCCAAATTTCCAGATTTGAGACTTGCTACCAGATTGCCTTGGCTATCAAGGATGAAGTTGAGGATCTTGAGAAGGCTGGTATCAATGTTATTCAAATTGACGAGGCCGCTTTGCGCGAGGGGTTGCCTCTTAGGAAGTCCGAGCATGCTTTCTACCTCAAATGGGCAGTCCACTCCTTCAGGATCACTAACTGTGGTGTCAAGGATACCACCCAGGTTTTATGTTTGCTTCTTTCAACCTTTGGAACTTTCTTATACACGAACTCTCTTGGATCACTGTAGTTCTCATAGGTATTGCATTTTGAAATCTTGTAACAGATCCACACCCACATGTGTTACTCCAACTTCAATGATATCATCCACTCAATTATTGACATGGACGCTGATGTGATCACCATCGAGAACTCCCGTTCCGATGAGAAGCTCCTATCAGTCTTCCGTGAGGGAGTCAAGTACGGTGCTGGAATTGGCCCCGGTGTCTATGATATCCACTCTCCCAGAATACCATCAACCGAAGAGATTGCAGACAGGATTAACAAGATGCTTGCTGTGCTCGAGACCAACATCTTGTGGGTCAACCCTGACTGCGGGCTCAAGACTCGTAAGTATGCTGAGGTGAAACCGGCCCTCAACAACATGGTTGCTGCGGCCAAGCTGCTTCGCGCTCAACTTGCCAGTGCCAAGTGAGAGGATCATGATGAGAGATTGGAGATCCTTACTCCATTAATGATTTATTATACCCAAGAAGAGAAAGaattaaaattgaaagaaatttctgtgttacaatttgaataactctGTGTCTTTGATGATATATTTGTTAGGCATGATTTGCCCTCGAGGCCAATTTATTTCCTTCTTTCTTGGTTGTTTCTATTTTTTACCAACTATTTTGTATTTCTGGAATATATTCAAGTAATGAATTTCAAAACTAAAAAACCCTATATCCAAATCTACAAAAACAAGgctgaatttaagtattttgtaaaagtttcaacaTCTAGAATTTAGAAAAGAAATGGAATCATAGCCTTAACATTCATGGGAAAATCTTCAAACTTTGAAAGGTACCATTTCCTAGTGGCAGAGCTTCTACCCAACAAGTAAAAAGTAGTGCCCATTGCATATGCAAATGAAAACAGAGTCTGAGAAATGAAGGCAAATCCCCAAAACACTAAAACCTCAAATAAATAGTGAGGGCAAATCACAAATCCAAACAAACCACCCTTTGGGATCTTATATTCTTTATTCGGACCTTGGCTTCTCAGTTTGGATAGAAGATAATGATGGTAGAAATTGCCAATAATTCCtatggaaaacaaaagaatccCAGGGTTTGTCAAATCAATTGGTGGCTCTGGGAGCCCCATTGTTAGGTGCTGGTTAAAGATCACGAGTGCACTGGAAATGAAGTAACTTGAGAGTATTACTATCATTGTATCCAGTCCCATTTCGCCACTATATTTATGAAGAAAACAGGactgcaaaaataaataaataaataaataaccattACTTTTGTTTTATCATTATGATTTATGAGAGAAAGAGAAGTAATTACCTCAAGAACTCTTTTGAAGAAATGGATGGAAATGGCGGATTTGAGCAACAAAAACCTGAGATTCTCATCTGGGAAAATCGCAAACGAAGAAACACCAGCAAGAAAAGCTGGCGTATAAAGCGTAGCCATGGCGATTCTACTAGGGAGCTTTAACTTGGATTTTTCTACATCAGAAGCTTTTGAACCAATGTTGAAAAACTTAGAATATTCAAGATTCTTTCCTCTCAATTCCGATAACCCAGAACTTGTCATTAACGTAAAAGATGCCAGAGAGGTTGCGGTGACGAACAGAGATGGTGGGAATAGAAATTTCATCAACGCCATTTTTATTCCCGCTGTCATTCATGGGATTGGGCGTAAAAATCTTATACATGTAGCAAAAGTTTATGCATTAGGATGAATTGCAACCACAAACATTAGCATCAGATATAAATGGACGTGGAATTGCCACTTCTGCATTTCATTGAATCAATGGCGATGCACGCTGATACAATTACAAAGCATTTTGGTTGAACTACGTGGTCCTACCTGCAATCACTCCACCATAAAATCAGCAATTTAGtactttaccaaaaaaaaaagtaatttaatttttctttctttttacctgttaaatttatattatttgttaaatcaccaaaaattaaataaaaattttaacattgatGCTGTATATAagtgttaatttttaaaaattaaaaatattgtaaaataatttttataattttaaaattaatttttataaatttttaaaaattaaaaaaataattaattattaatgtgaCATCTACCAATCCGCATGTATATCACattagtaaaattaataaaaattaaaatttttattcattttaggatgatttaacaaaaaatataagtttaagaattataaagggtgaaaaattaaataaatatctaaaataattttttaaaaaggttgAAGAGCCAAACAAAACATTATGTCtagtctatatatatattaaaatttctaattaatatATACACTTTCTAACATAAGATCATTCattcttaataatattttaattctaaaaatatatattaattttaaagttaaaaataacaataaaagttaatttaataatatttttttggtaaattaatttaatatttttaatgtattatattattCATGTACTTTGAAAAAGATATGATACAACATGTTATTATTAATTGCCTAAAAAgtgaatttttagaattattcTAATCTATCTACGTCAAACTCGACCTAATCAAAGAGTCCCAAATTATGACctattgatataatatttatctattttagaaaTAGTTTAGATTCAAATTAtcgttatataaaaaaattatttcctcAATTTTTTTATATGCAATATTGAAACAGGAGTTAAAAGAGTAAGTAGGTCAAAGTTTTAATTATCTTATTGGTCCAAGCTTTgtgtttttaacttttaaagcaaTAACTGTTAAAATGAAAACAATAATTGTTTcaagaaatttaattaaaaaccagttgattttgttatcaaataaaagatagaaaacaaaaagataaataaataaataaaggggatGAGAGAATAAagagagagcgtattttattgatcaataggAATATATACAAAACTtttccaaagtctctatttataggtataagaagtataaatgaagtagagatctaattctaataaccattagaatttaaagtatatcaaaacttatctAGATCTTGATGGATATCCACTTAATAAAATGTTCTCTTTGGATGTTCATTTGTAGATAATAAAAATtcctagtgaaggaaaaagagtacacatatctataattcgCATAATATGCTGTCTcgttaaaaaccttaccaggaaaacccaataaGACAAAACCTCAGCTAAGAGAAAAAGAGTACAACGTATATTTACTTACCCTCATGAAAACattacatattttctcatattctacgtattcaattttgaatactagcttttcaaatgatAATTTGAaagtatttgctaagcatttatatcaccattcttttgaaagtcatgagtgagagaaaattttggggaaatataTCTTCATCTCTTTatgagtttcaacaataatcaataacaagagtaatcaataattcaatcctcttttgattcatatgaaatataatctttttatcatttacaatctcaatatgagatacATTATGTATATCTTTTAAACTCAATGGATTAACCattagatattaatatattagctcttctgaaGCCTTTTACTAATTTTGTATtaccaaatattaaaataatattggtttaattttcttttatgattgcgttcacttcggggaatgcaaTAGATTTACTAGGATAAACTAATAATCGTCCCAATATATTCTTTATTTCATTATCACCATGGCAAACATGTGcggatttcaaataaaaatatatgtattcatgttgttatgattagtttccaaaaataataaacatgatataataaataaattatagtaaaatatacctgaagatctaAGTGGTTAAAGCTTTAATGATCACCCATAACGTGCAGACCTCAATTGAAGAGTGAAATTACAATAGCTCTAGAAGGTAATCAACAGCAACTTGAGCAACAGATTTTGAGTGaccgtattataaaataaaaaagaatcgtgttgataacgtgttataaaataaaagacagagaataaaaaaaaacaaagagaatgagagagcaaagagagaatgtattttattgatcaatcagaGTATATAAAACTTCTCCATAGTCTCTATTTATATGTATAAGGAATATAAATGAAGTAAAGATCTTCTAATAACTATTGGAATTCATATTCATAATAGATTCCacatttcaataattattgtataactaaaatcatcaaaaatagctttaaataaataacaaaataaaaaaaattgaaatgtctatggtttgattttttttacctaTATTCATTGCTTTTGagtttgttattatatatatatatatttctaattttgggttttttaatctaattttcaTTCCTTATATTTTGGCCTTTAACTATGGTTtgtctttgtattttttattattattacggATCAAGTTTGAAGATATGTTTTAAGAAAGGTGTAATAAGTTTGAATACTTTTAAGTTTCTATAAAATAAAAGTAAGTTTAGGAGGTGCAGTAGGGCActctctaatatatatatatatataagttaatatAAGTATTTGATAAAGGAAGAAGGCATAGGAATAAACAAAAAAAGATGAAGGTATAAGAGAGACAAACAAAATATATCACTAAATATGTAGATTGAAGATGTGGAGGGGCATCCCCTAAAGGATTTACACTCTTATCACACAATGTGTCACTATGGTTAGGAGTGGCGGTTATGGAAGTCAAAGTAAAACTTTAGACTCGGTGGCTAGAGTATTTTTGTTTGGCATAATATAATCCTTTGAAGGATTTTTCTTGAAGCTCAGTTGTTTGGTATTATTGTGTCGTCTAAAGGATTTTTATTACCATTGGATTTTAATACATCCTTTTTTCGTAAAAGGATTTTTAAAGTTTGAAAGGATAGACATCAATCTTAAGCGTTTGTAATTATCTGAAGGATTTTCATAATTCACCTATTTTTGTGAGGGGAACTTGAAAGCTGTAAGAAACTCACGAACAACATAAAATTGTACCCCGAAAACAATATGAAATAGGAAGTTACAGGAAGATGTAGGTAATTGGTAGGAATTGAAAAATCATATGTGCGCTGAAAAACACAAAAGAATAGACTAGAATACATAGAGTTGTATAAAAGCTATATAAAGTTGTAAAAAGCTAGAAGGAGCCAACATATCATGTGTGCACCCCAAAACAACATGACATAGCTGGAGGTACAAGGAGTTGTAAAAAGTTGTTTAAAATGCAAGAAGCTAAAGGAATCAATATATAATATGTGtaccttaaaaataatatgaCAGTTGTTGTaacaccataaaatttttattatatatgtcacATTCTTCTAATAACAAATATAGTGAATTGTCAATTACATTAGAAAATGAGATAAATAAAAGGATTTTATGCAATCTAAGTTAATATTTGAGATTGGGAattaaagaaaatgattttagaagtgaaaatgtgataaaatccttttatctatctcattttgaaAAGTGAGTTAGTattgattcaatttcataagAATAGGTATTAGTACAATGAAATATTAagaataaattgataaaaatttaggaattaaattataaatttctcAGGAAAATGAgtaaaaatctcatttttaccaCCTAGTAAATgtttattatgaatttgaattgaattaggtgcttaattttggaaaaattgtgTTTTTAGATAAAatgggtaaaatgataattttgttattCAAAGGtattttaatcattatttgaATGAAATATTTGATAATTGAAATAAGCTAAGATCATTGGGCCAATGAAATAATGTGATTGATCACCCTTGTTTTAAATGGTGGGCTTAGTGGTGGACTTGGGCCTTTTGGTCCActcggttttttttttttgaaggatGAGATCGGGGAAAGTTCCccgtttttcttttctctcttctccagcTGACCAAGCTCTTTTGTGGAgtctttcttcttatttctttcattttacgagcttttTCACGGGATTTCTCAAACTTTAAGATTTTGATGGAATCACATAGAAAGTAATCTCATGAATTCTCTTCCACATTCAAATCTCTAATTATCAATCTAAGTTATATGAGTTTTAGTGAAAGAAAGTTCCAACAACGCTCTAAAAACTTTTCAATATTTTGCACAAGACTGTTTCCATCATTTTATCTGTATACTcgataagaaaattattttttaatgaatttaattatttttatactattgaGAAGccactaaaaattataataaacctTTTGTAGAGTTTTAGGCTTGGTCCAGTCAAATATGAGATGaatggtaaaatagtaattttgtctAGAGgggattttggtcatttaggaCCTAAATATTACTAAATATTAATGTTTGTAATAATGTGTTGTGATAAGATGATTTTATTTTGGTGTAGGCCTtacttaaaagaattaaattgtgcCACGTTCGAAAAATAGGTAGGTCAGTCACTAAACCGATAAAAAGGAACATCATTATCTTGCGGATTCAAGGCATTAGGATCATTCGTTTATCTATTTTAgaaagagttaaatttaaaattggtACCCGAACTTGTTCACTCCTCCCGGATTGATACTTACAGTTTTTTTGTCCAAGATTGGTACCCAATTTTTTTCTCATCCACTATATTGGTACTTCCTTCTAATGAGGTTACTTTTCTGATGACGTGGTAGCATTGACCAATCGTGCAGTGCCACGTAGACTGctatttcctttttcctttttctttttttccctctttttcgCCCCTGCTTCTACACTGCTGCTGATAACGAACGCCACCCGCCAATGTGAAAAGGAGAAAAACCAAGCCAATTGGAGTAGCATGTTTATCCCAAATCAATACATTGATCGAAACAATAAGAAACTTATTAACCACACTAGTGATAGTAAATGTTGCAGCAGAGATTGCTTTCCTAGTTGCGAATCCAAAGAAACTAATAAGCAAAAACCAAATAAACAAGACAAACACAACAAAAAACACCATCAGTTCAAATCTTCGCCGCCACTCATGGCGGCGAAAAGCTCACCACATTccccacttaaaacccaaaaaaatGGTGCCATCATCAACGACAACAAGTTATTGTAAAACACAAACCCCTAAGTATTCAACACAATGATAACAAAGACACAAATGTCAGCTTTTTCGGGTACGATTACTTTCTAAAAGGTCATATCGGCAACGAAGACCAAAAAGGGTGATAAAGATCGAAGGATATCTTGACATTGGCGTGGCGTAGGAGAAAGTTCTTATTTTATTGCATTTGACCTAGTTTTTTAAAGTTCTTATTTTATTGCATTTGACCTAGTTTTTTCTTTGCATTTTAATCTTCGATGAAGGACTGACTTGTATTGTTTGCacctatttttgatgattttgggtaGTGTTTGTATGATGTTTTTCATTGAGCtttgggttttttattttttaaagtatggGAAGGAGTATGACGGTGGCTGACACATTTAAGAGTTGTCTGTTGCTGACTCTTTTATTAGAGAGCAAAGCTGAGAAGGGGAAATGGAGTGCAATAAGGATAAAGCCACTAGAGCTAAAGAGCTTATTGAGAAGAAGTTCATAGCAAAGGATATTAATGGAGCAAAGAAATTTGCTTTGAAAGTCCAAAATTTGTATGTTAGTCTTGATGGCATTCCCCAAATGATAGCAACACTCAATGTTTATATTTCTGCGGAAAACTCACCGGAAAGCTCACTAGAGGAGGCCAAACGGTGGCCGAGCAACGGTGTAGAAGCAGggcaaaaaaagagaaaaaataaaaaaggaaataaaacaaaaggaGGTACAAATAGAAGGCCACGTGACATCATGTGATTAGCCAATGCTACGACATCATAAAAAACTAATGGTGTTAGGCTCGAGTACCAATATAGTGGATGGAAAAAAATTCGAGTACTAATCTCGAACAAGAAAACCTTAAGTATCAATCTAAGAAAAATAGACAAATTCgagtattaattttatatttaacccttttAAAAATAGCTTAGATTCCAATTAtagttatataaaaaataattaacttgttaaaaactattttttatatgCAATATTAGAGCAGGAGTTGAGAGTAAGTAGTTGAAAGTTTTAATTATCACTCCTTATAAGTTAAGATTGGTCGAAGCTTACTGTGTTTTTGACTTTTAAAGGAATAATTGTTAAAATGAAAACAATCCATTGTTTCAAcagatttaattaaaaaccagTAGACTCCacatttcaataattattgtatAATTGGATTTATCAAAAATCGCtttaaatagattaaaaaatcgattttttttttgaaatgtggtttgaATTTTTTACCCATAATCTTTGCTTTTGAGTTcgttctatatatatatatattctaattttgggtttttttaatttgattttcattCCTTGAAGCATTTTGGcattaagaaaattttgatttcatggctcgatttcaataaaaaataattttgattcgTTAAATTATTTGGGATAAAAATTGACTACCATGTGATGTTGATTTTTGCTAAATAGATTGAAACACcttttttgcatgaatattttaccataaatatttttttttcatttcgttttaaaaaaattttaaaaataaagataattttttgtgaagtaattttcgtaatgatatataataagtaAGAAAGAACTCAATCACGATATTTTAGTGGAAtgattttgtaattaaataatgttataattaatagACGATAAAGTTGAAACTTaagtataaattatttgagctctaattatatatgtccaattgtCTCCTCCTCTAGCTCAAGATAACctgaaatgaattgcatgtaaaaCCAATAGATAAAAATGAATGGAAACGATGAAGTACGAGAAATAGATTGCATTTATTACTATCAGCAGTGATGCATTTTCTCGCTAAGTgtagaaatgacttgagaattaatttaaatttcttcaaattattatttaattaataataattaaatatttgaagtttaaaaataaaataaaattaatcaatcattatgagatttgttgaataaggaaattaaatattttttcatagattttattatggtaaaattgttaattagaattgagttgagaaatttattgagttgagaaattaatttagtttatttaattaaataaattaattgattaaat
It includes:
- the LOC121210143 gene encoding 5-methyltetrahydropteroyltriglutamate--homocysteine methyltransferase, whose product is MASHIVGYPRMGPKRELKFALESFWDKKSSAEDLQKVAAGLRSSIWKQMADAGIKYIPSNTFSYYDQVLDTTAMLGAVPPRYGWNGGEIGFDTYFSMARGNASVPAMEMTKWFDTNYHFIVPELGPDVRFSYASHKAVDEYKEAKALGVNTVPVLVGPVSYLLLSKPAKGVEKTFSLLSLLPKILPIYKEVISELKAAGASWIQFDEPTLVLDLDSHQLQAFTAAYADLESTLSGLNVLIETYFADLTSGAYKTLIELKGVTAYGLDLVRGTKTIDLIKTNFPKGKFLFAGVVDGRNIWANDLASSLGTLQALEAIVGKDNLVVSTSCSLLHTAVDLVNETKLDDEIKSWLAFAAQKVVEVNALAKALAGQKDEAFFTSNATAQASRKSSPRVTNEAVQKAAAALKGSDHRRATNVSARLDAQQKKLNLPVLPTTTIGSFPQTLELRRVRREFKANKISEDDYVKAIKEEIKKVVDLQEELDIDVLVHGEPERNDMVEYFGEQLSGFAFTVNGWVQSYGSRCVKPPIIYGDVSRPKPMTVFWSSTAQSMTSRPMKGMLTGPVTILNWSFVRNDQPRFETCYQIALAIKDEVEDLEKAGINVIQIDEAALREGLPLRKSEHAFYLKWAVHSFRITNCGVKDTTQIHTHMCYSNFNDIIHSIIDMDADVITIENSRSDEKLLSVFREGVKYGAGIGPGVYDIHSPRIPSTEEIADRINKMLAVLETNILWVNPDCGLKTRKYAEVKPALNNMVAAAKLLRAQLASAK
- the LOC121210144 gene encoding very-long-chain enoyl-CoA reductase — protein: MTAGIKMALMKFLFPPSLFVTATSLASFTLMTSSGLSELRGKNLEYSKFFNIGSKASDVEKSKLKLPSRIAMATLYTPAFLAGVSSFAIFPDENLRFLLLKSAISIHFFKRVLESCFLHKYSGEMGLDTMIVILSSYFISSALVIFNQHLTMGLPEPPIDLTNPGILLFSIGIIGNFYHHYLLSKLRSQGPNKEYKIPKGGLFGFVICPHYLFEVLVFWGFAFISQTLFSFAYAMGTTFYLLGRSSATRKWYLSKFEDFPMNVKAMIPFLF